DNA from Brassica napus cultivar Da-Ae chromosome C4, Da-Ae, whole genome shotgun sequence:
tcaacttcttttttttgtattgaaatttttttaaattttacgtTTTAAAAAAGGCATTTTTGTTCTGCTtcctctctccatctctctcttaGGTTATTCAATTTCCAACAAAAGTTGGGAAGAGACTGTGAGGAGACTGTTCACGAACagcatgaaccctaattttttttttttaataaagaaataTGTATTTCACTCGAGATCATGTACATGAGtagttttgtttttcatatttttaataaattataaaattaattatagttGCAAAGATGCAGTAACTATCAACTCTAAAGGTTATTTGGTCTTTATGCAcctattcactacaagaaaaggagaaatttccgtcggaatgtctaGAGAATATCAtcttttcttgtagtgatttcATCATCTGGTTATTAGGGGTGCGCAAAAAAACTGAATCGAACCGAGTCAAACCGAaccaaccgaaccgaaaccgatccaaaccgaaccaaagtctATTTTAAACCATTTGGTTGCAGATTTTCCCAATCCGAATGGTTCGggttggttcggttttaaaccgaaccCCGAACCGAATCGAGAAACCGAtgtgtttttgtaattatttaaattaaaaatattagtaatacaaatacactaaaattttaatatcaaaCCACGTATTTTCCATTTTCATTCATTAACATATATtcttttaacctaatatgtatTCATCaacatatttgatttaaaaaaataaacaaatctgtatttttatattcttatataggTAAACGTGGATGTTAATGtaaacctaaaacctaaagcaaattttattaaaaacaaaagtttttctcCATATCGTCACATGGAAGATGATTCATTACAAGATTTTTTATAATGGTATAAAAGACATTACTAatgatgttattttttttattttagttaacttttatttgttttaatttttatatactttttgtgacttttttaaaggttttgtttcaattttatattgaatttagtttacatagtttatatttacataatttatgttttaaaacataatttttcttccaaaaaaaataaactaagaaaaacctaattaaactgatccaaaaaaaacaaactgaaccgaaccgaatacaaaccgaaccgaatataaactgaaccgaacacaaaccgaactgaaccaaaccaaagtaactatggtttatttcagttggaaaaatattagaaccgaactaaccaaaccgaaccgaaccgagaaaataacggaagtgcccacccctattgGTTATGAAAGAGAATTAATATAGTAATTACTTAATAAATGAGGGTTAATCCGAGTAATTTTCACTATAATAAAACTTCAAAAGGTTTATACTGTCAAAATAACTTAACTAGTTGTGATAATAACAAACACCGTGAAATGAAATATTTTCCTTGTACTTAGTCTAATTGGTGTGTATAACTTCTAAGTTTACATTGTGAGAACAAAATTATGGGAAAATAGGTATATGACTTTTCATTTTTCAGTAATCTTTCGATCTTGTCATTACTCAAACAAAGGGGCACTTACGAGAGTTTCTATATATAAGCTTCCAACCGGATGGATTGAAGTCTTAATTCGATATAAGACGCCGGAACTTGGTAGCATATGATTTGTACTATGTAGGATGTAGCCACCATGTCTCTACACATATAAGACTTGGGACTTGGGAGTGTGCGGTCGTGAgttataagaaatggaaaaacATAAACTTGGCAAAAAAAGCTGAATAGTTGGAATCAAAACGAGCGGAATGCTATGTCAAAAGACTAGTGATGTTGAAGTTAAACCAAATGCATGAATTCAACGCATAATATATTTGTAAAGGAAATCACATTTGTTTAGTgttgtctttttaattattgtaaattttgCACCTGATACATCTGTATAATTCTGTAGAGCTATAAGACATATAGCTAACAAATCTCAAACCAGTCTCCTAAAAGTTAATCcttccatcaaatgtctgttgaAATCCCCAATTATTTGGTGCAACATTCATAAATTGCTTAACAACCCCATCACTTGTTCTAACCATGAATGATAAACCTTGTCCGGTCAACACAATATTGGTGGTCCAGTGCTGTCCCCAATTCTTTCTCATGTTTATCCATCCGGTCGTGCTTCCTTTAATCTGCATGGCATTAATATCTCCGGCTCCTCCTACATTGTACGGCAAGATCATTAAGAAATAAGGGTTTCCGCTGGTTTCGAATTTGACACCACCGTTTTTCGTACAGGGAACACGTCTGTATCTAACCGGGACAACCCCAGCTTTGTACTTGGCGATCTTGAGGAACATTGGCATTGAGAGATCAAAATGTTTTTGTGGTGGGTTGCACCATATGTCTGTCGTCTTGGTGTAATTTGCTGGACATAAATTTGTAGCTGTGATTTTAATGGATCCGGGCAAACACCATTGTGGATCACGCGTGCACATGATCTCGTAACAAGCCCCGCACGTGTAGCCGTCGTTGAAGAGCGCCGGGCTCAACGCGGCCGTGGCTAGACCATAGCCTTGTTTAAATAGATCACCGTATCCACAAGCTCCCACTATTGAATATATAATGAAACTGTGAGTatgtaataattaataaatattatgttttatttttgcttagaaatattatgtatttgattgtttgtttattcttgtttttgttttttgcgtTTAACTACTGAAAACGCAATAACGAAAGGAAAAACTATGTTGGTGTTTGCGTTATACTACTTTGTAAGAATATTTTATGCAGAAAACTAACATATTTACTTTTGAAACTATATGATGATGCGATCACATATGctgaaattaattttatatattaaaacagaagtcgtaaccttgatttatgtgtgatttttttaaaaattgaccTAATGaacatattcctagaaagtcatattacatttaatctctaatcttatcatttaaattttgggtcaaccagaaatttttattgggctatcaataattggatttaaacaataaataatatcaataattggatttaaacaataaataatccattggatttatagataaattaaatagatataatttaatgttgtaatattatacctccttatgttaattatttaaatatttgtcgatgttaacttttaaaattatacaatttttttttaaaataacaaaaatcatattatctaacaatgattaatctttagtaccttaaaccaatgaaaacaaattttaaactatatagtttattttaaaaattaaacaaaaactaaatgtttaattattttttcgataatataaatctatgaagcgaaaagtttaattttttaaaaaaattttaaatttgtgaaatgttacaatatttttgaatatgacaataaaacaatattttactaatctttatatatatagttacgattttaataatccaaaatatatatagaagaagacacaaatacatgtgaaagtttgaaacaatctattcaatggaaaaatataccgtaaacttattaagttttaaaaattgatagacacatatatattataatatatactaatttagaattgaaaacaaaatgtttatataaaaataaatgaaaacaaaaactcgcgcggttgcgcggatcgagatctagttagcGTTTAAAAAAGACTGAGCCTATACGGTGTTGAATTAATCAAAAAGTTTCTTGTGCAAAAAAACAATtctgaatatatattttccGTGTATAATGTCACGAAAAATACGAGTCCGTAGCAATATTGAACCAGTGCCGCTAACGGAAGATATTAATTCAAAATAGAACAACAGTTTCATTAATCAGATTCTAAAAATATACTAGTAAATGAAAACTTACTTTGAGTGTCTCCACCATGGATGTCACCGTAAAATGTGGCTCGTGCGTCATACCAATCATTGTTGAATGTGTCGGTTCCGGGTGCCTCGGCTACATCACCAGCGGGTGCTTCGGCTCCATTACTGTAGGTCATGGGCACGAACCATATCGCTATTACCATCATCAGAACTTTTACATACATCATTTTTTCGAAGTTGAGTTTCATGCTTCTATCTCTTCTTAACTATAATTTTAACTTAAACTTGATTGATGACAAATATTAATGGGAACttgtgtacatatatatatatataattcactACACACTTTTCATGATTATGTCACTATAGGAGATAGATATGAATAtactgtaaatatatattttccttatTGTAGAGAtacgctctgataccatatagagTAGAGAGAATGTGTTTGAATggaatattacgatagatggtGATTACATGAGTTTATATACAGAGGATGGCTCTGAGCTTATCTCTACaataaggaaaaaatatatttacattatattcatatatatctcCTATAGTTACCATCGTGGAACGTTTACTGAACGATGAAGATTTACTACAAACACTAGGTAGTAGTAGTATACATGCAATGCCTTGCGCGgagtaaaatgtaaaaataaataatttagttttatttacattttacatCATTTTTTCAATTATACATGCAATGACGTTTTGTATCTTACGTTTTATATGATTTGAATTgtgaattttgtatatatatcatattctTGGGCTTTAGCTATGATGTATACAAATTGATGTCTGTTTGTCGGTATACTAACTGGCAATAGATTAACCTGACTGCTAGACACGATGGATGTATACAACTGGGGAAATCACCAGTTCAAAGAGATGGAGTCTCATACCTATTTTTCCATCCGATGATATCTTTAAGAGGACATGGATGGATGCCAGCTGAAAGGTTAGCATCAGACTTACTATGTAGTTGTGTAATTACTCTTACatagtaactttagtttttcttacaaataaacCATAACGCTAAATTCAATCAATTTTGGGTACTAAATAAAACTTCCTGAAACAAcatttttgatcaaaatttAAAGCAAAAACTCTGAAACATAGGGGCAAATTATTGGGATACGGTCGACttaaaaaatttagagaaaAGCATATGATACGAAAACTTACTCTACTATCCAATAAgacaatttcaaaatttcaatggCTGCCATCACGAAGTATGTTAGTAAGATATCTTTATTGTTTGTATAGAGTATATGAGTAATAAACAGTCcttacaattttgtttaagtAGAAGTCTTAAGAAGACCTAGAATACATGTGATTTCTAACCTTTAATAAATTCGAAGATATATGTAGTGGATGTACAATATGTTCTCTCCTACGAGTCCCTCTCCACTATCATATGGCATTTCAAGAATTTTACGATCCTTGCATCTCTTTGACCACTGTCAAGTGGTATCAAGTCACAGAGAGACCAACTTCATTGCTTTGCAAGTTGCAGAGAGTGTTACTAGAGACCAAAGACTTCAATCTTACATGGCGACGGGTGGTCCTAGTTGGCTCTCGTCCTCCGTTACAACTGAAGCGCTGAATGCTGGACCTTACTAGTTGGTTCCTACGGATGTTTAGGAGGTTGTGCCAGTTAAAGGCCTGATTATCCTTTTCTTCTACGTTCTGGAATTTTCATTCTTGGTGGCATCTAttgatgttgttgttgctttcttttttctttttatcataaTACTATGTTGTCCATTTTCCTAGTCTTTTGGCTAGAACCTTATTGAATGAATGAATCAttgacaaagaaaaataaaataataagtcacaaagtttaaaattaaactttcaTATTTGACACTGTTtggtattttcaaaattttcaatacaTTAATTTTTGAAAGGATCAAATCTTTTCGTAAAATTCACTATCACCATAAAAGTTATATGTTGGATACTCAATTATTATTGTCTCCAATCTCCATCTTCATTTGAACTTTCTAGtacatcaaatttatattttctttcagCGGTGAATACATGAAAACTTAGAGAATTGCATATCAGAATCCTTTATGTAGACGTTAATACATTCCCAAAGAATTAGCATAATTTCACAATATTTATCTCATTTTGGTTCTGCTTGTAATGAGTATAAACAGTCTCCAAATTTATATTGACATATTATTGTTTCTAAATTGAATATGTAGCATAGGTATACTCTGTTTTGCTCCACATGTAAACACACCAAGGTTGCTTGAGTGTAGTTCGTAAAAAACTGTAAAGAATGAAAATTTCTGTAAGAATCTGTAAACACTTAAACTGTAGTTCGTAAAGAATGACATACACCTTTTTAGTATTTCAGGCCTATCTAtggaagaaataataaaagcTTAAAGGAACGCAGGAGAAGCTCTCTACGATAGGAACTCTAcacataactttttttaaaagggATGTCATATGTGTAGtcattttattaatcaaatataatatatacttgcCAATGGTATCCCTATATATTATTCCTACAGCATTACTACATATTTTCGTAGTCACGTATCATCACGAGAATGATTAttagaattgttagaaaaataaattggtccatataaaacatatactatgtttttattaaactaactatcaaattaataagtagtgtacaaaagaatattttttcttttcttaaataaaagctacggaattacctaatatggttaacatatatatgacaattaatgattatgaataataaaatatttgataactaTTTTTCTaacctctttatttttttttaatttaatactattaaaagaaattaaaaaatcacattagcatataataaaagaatttatattttttcttatatgttatattttgaatttttaaaaacgactataaattactaaaaatggtaaaagttccacattgaaatttttgtgatcaatagtttaactttttttgttcaagtaaaatacaaatgatgatcatatatcgtaggagtgggcgttcggatacacGTTCGGGTTCGTATCggatatttcagtataaaggtaATAAAACCTGTTCGAATATTTCTACAATTTGAgccgggttcgggtattttatgttcggatttggatattttgggccaggttcggatatttaaattttgaagaaaaaataaataaatgattcatttttaaaattttttgtatctaaaatatattttaactcattttctatttaaaaaaaaattaaactattaataggtttggagataaaactttaaaaatagaaatacactaatttagttgatgttttgaaattttagatgcaacttttgttaatgcaaaaaacaagagcttgatatatatatatatatatttaagtgaGTAGCAGTTTGGATATTTCTACACTTCGAGCCGGGTTCGGGTAATTTATGTTCGGATATTTCTACACTTCGAGCCGGGTTCGGGTActttatgttcgggtttggatattttgggccggttcggatatttaaattttgaataaaaaataaataaatgattcattgtttaagttttttgtattttaaatatattttaactagttttctaatttttaaataattaaactattaataggtttgaagataaaactttgaaaatagaaagacactaatttagttgttgttttgaaattttagatgcaacttttgttaatgcaagtAACAAgagcttaatatatatatatatttaagtgaGTAGCGGTTCAGATATT
Protein-coding regions in this window:
- the LOC106426562 gene encoding expansin-A22-like, with the protein product MKLNFEKMMYVKVLMMVIAIWFVPMTYSNGAEAPAGDVAEAPGTDTFNNDWYDARATFYGDIHGGDTQMGACGYGDLFKQGYGLATAALSPALFNDGYTCGACYEIMCTRDPQWCLPGSIKITATNLCPANYTKTTDIWCNPPQKHFDLSMPMFLKIAKYKAGVVPVRYRRVPCTKNGGVKFETSGNPYFLMILPYNVGGAGDINAMQIKGSTTGWINMRKNWGQHWTTNIVLTGQGLSFMVRTSDGVVKQFMNVAPNNWGFQQTFDGRINF